The Candidatus Koribacter versatilis Ellin345 genome has a segment encoding these proteins:
- a CDS encoding PadR family transcriptional regulator — protein sequence MRTKQQERFGLWELAVLALLREAPMHPYQMQKLLRQRHKDEILSLKRGSLYHAIHRLEAAELIDAVRTARDGKRPERTTYRIAAAGKNALQEWMQQMIGVPKQESSDFMAALSFLPLLTVETTTKKLAERAAALEAEIAGMAGGIKVTAEWLPRIHLVESEYLLAMRKAELAWVRGLEADLRSGKLAWDGEEILKNPHVVKAREDAGKDAEPRRAGRKSK from the coding sequence ATGAGAACTAAACAACAAGAACGCTTCGGTCTCTGGGAACTCGCGGTGCTCGCGCTGCTGCGCGAGGCGCCTATGCACCCCTATCAAATGCAGAAGCTGCTGCGGCAGCGCCACAAGGACGAGATCCTCTCGCTGAAGCGCGGCTCGCTGTATCACGCGATTCACCGGCTGGAGGCTGCGGAGTTGATTGACGCAGTGCGCACGGCACGCGATGGCAAGCGGCCGGAGCGGACTACCTATCGCATTGCGGCTGCGGGGAAGAACGCACTCCAGGAGTGGATGCAGCAGATGATCGGCGTGCCTAAGCAGGAGTCCAGCGACTTCATGGCCGCGCTGAGTTTCCTGCCGCTGCTCACCGTGGAAACAACCACGAAGAAATTGGCGGAGCGGGCTGCGGCGCTGGAGGCTGAGATCGCAGGCATGGCGGGGGGTATCAAGGTCACGGCTGAGTGGCTCCCCCGGATACACCTCGTCGAATCCGAATATTTGCTCGCGATGCGGAAGGCGGAGTTGGCATGGGTGCGCGGCTTGGAGGCCGACCTACGCAGCGGCAAGCTCGCTTGGGACGGCGAAGAAATCCTGAAGAACCCGCACGTGGTGAAGGCGCGCGAGGACGCGGGCAAAGATGCGGAGCCCCGCCGCGCTGGAAGGAAATCGAAATGA